From the Companilactobacillus ginsenosidimutans genome, the window CATGGTTTAAATCTTTAACATTTATTTCCTTTGCCTTTGCTAAAGGATGATGTTGCGACAAAATTGCACAATAGTGGTTAGTAGTAAAATATATTCCCTCAAATTTTTTAAAATCGATGGGGCCTTCAATAAATCCTATATTCCCATGGCTAATCAATGCATTATTCAAAGTAGAATCAGGAAATTCTACAAAGTTTAATGTTTTAGTAGGATTATCTAATTGGAAATTATAGAAAAAATCGAAACCTAAGTAATTTGAAAAGTCATCAGCAATAAACAAATTAATCATCTCTTGATGAAGGTTATTATCCGAATCAGCCATAGAAATACTTTGGAAAATGACTCTTAAATCAGTGGCTTTCTCAAAAAGCATATTGGCAGAATTAGTTGGCTTGATACCTTGTTTTGTTCTATCAAATAAAACAACACCTAACTCATCTTCTAATTTAGTGATAGTTTTAGAAACCCCTTGAGGGGACATAAAGATTTTCTCAGCAGCTTGAGAAAACGAGTGACTCTTATATGTGGTCGTAAAAATTTGGAGATCTTTAGTATTCATAAAGTTACCTCGCTGAATAAATAAATTTATATCTTCAGTATATCGTTAGTCCGGTTAAGATAATAAGATTACAATTTAAGTCAAAAATCTTTTATAACAATCATAATCATTATCTTTCATTCCATGTGCTTTTAGTGTATTAATTTGTGATTCAAGACTCTCAAATTCTTTTAACCATATCAAAAAATCCCTCCATTAAAAATAATGGAAGGATTAATCGCAATGGTCCCCGTAGAGATACCACCGCTCACTTTTGGTTTCAAATTTGCCTTTTGACGCAGTGTCAAACACTGGAAATTTTTACATTACTAATAGAATAAACATAAACAGCATGCTCAGTACTTATATCGTCGGCATCTGGATACTCCAAATTAAATATAAATGAAAAAAGATGGATACACTCTAGATTTCTCTAGAACGTACCCATCACAAATTTTTATATTTAAGTAACTCCCGAACAGTGCTGAATTCAGCCTGGAGGTGGAGTACGAGGGGCGCTCAGCCGGCAAATTTTACTTAGCGTACGAAGTACGGTTAGTAAAAGACCCAGTTTGGAGACTTTTCGGGCTGTGAAAAGCCTTCAAATGGCGTCGCCAGCGTTCCAGCCCCCTCGAACGGAACCTCCAGGCGGCAGTCCAACTCTATCCAACGAACTTAGAGCTCTTGAACTAAACGCAAACCTAAATAGAATGAATATAAAAGCTTTGTGCTTCCAAAACTTTCAATGCTGCATCGACAGTATCCAACGCCGTAAACAATGGTACAGAATGCTCAGTCGTTACGCCACGCATAACTTTCCCATCCGTTTCACCGGCTTCTTCATCATCAATAGTATTAACAACGACCCCAACTTCTTTGTCGCCAATCAAGGTCATCATACCTTCGAATGAATCGTCAAAGCTATCAACGTCGAGTCCATCTTTCTTCAGCGCTTCGGCTGTGTCGCCGACTGCCAATAGGTCGAATCCTAAATCAGCAAATCTTTCTGCTAATCCGGTTGCTTCTTCCATGTCGCTTGGCTTAATGCTGAAGATAACTTTTCCTGATGATGGAATGTGTGTCTTGGTTGCTTCAAAAGCTTTGTATAATGCCTTCTCGTATGTCTTATCAGTTCCCATTACTTCACCGGTTGACTTCATTTCTGGTCCTAACAAGCTATCAACGTCTGCTAGTTTTGAGAATGAGAATACTGGTGCTTTAACGTGAATCAAGTCGCCAACTGGTGCAACACCGTTCTTGTATCCTTGATCCTTCAAACTTTGACCGAGGATAACTTTTGTGGCAATTTGGGCCATTGGAATATCAGTAACTTTACTCAAGAATGGCACTGTACGACTAGCTCTTGGGTTAACTTCAATTACATATGCTTGGTCATTTTGAACAACGAACTGAATATTCATCATACCAATACAGTTCAAATCATGAGCCAATTTTTCTGTGTAATCGACGATTTGATCTTGCACGTGCTGGGACAAAGTTTGAACTGGATAAACTGACATTGAATCACCTGAGTGAACTCCGGATCTTTCGATATGTTCCATTATTCCAGGAATCAAGACATCTGATCCATCACAAATTGCATCAACTTCACATTCTTGACCCATCAAGTAATGATCAATCAAAACTGGGTGATCATGTGAAACTCGAACGGCATTGTGCATGTAATAATTTAATTCTTCTTTTTTATTGATGATTTCCATTGCACGGCCACCTAGAACATAACTAGGACGGACCATAACTGGATAACCAACACGTTCGGCAATTTTAACAGCATTGCCTTCATCACTGGCTGTATCACCAGTTGGATGAGCAATCTTATTTGCAACGATAACTTTTTCAAACTCATCACGGTCTTCAGCACGGTTGATATCTTCAACCTTTGTACCAAGAACTTTAACGCCGTGTGCCAAAAGTGGTTCGGCCAAGTTAACAGCAGTTTGACCACCGAATTGAAGAATGACACCTTCTGGTTTTTCGAGTTCAATAACGTTTAAGACATCTTCAAGCGTTAATGGTTCGAAGTAAAGTTTGTCAGAAATTGAGAAATCAGTTGAAACTGTTTCTGGATTACTGTTCATAACGATTGCTTCGTAGCCGGCCTTTTGAATAGCTTTAACTGAATGAACTGTGGCGTAATCGAATTCGACACCTTGACCAATTCTGATTGGACCAGAACCGATTACGATGATTGAAGGTTTCTTATCGACAATGCTTTCGTTTTCGAATTCGTAAGTACTATAGAAGTAAGGTGTTTGTGAATCGAACTCGCCGGCACATGTATCAACCATTTTGTAAACTGGTGTGATTTTGTTATCTTCTCTAAGTTTTTGAACTGAATCAATATCGACATCCCAAATCTTGGCGATTGATTTGTCAGCAAACCCATTCTTCTTAGCGTCGAGCAAAATATCTAGGTCCTGTGGATTGTCGCGTAATTCACGTTCAATCTCAACAATATGAAGCAATTTATCAAGGTAGAATAAATTAACTTTTGTCATATCAGCAATTTTCTCGATCTTGTATCCACGACGAATTGCTTCAGCTAGATAAAATAGTCGATCATCTTGAGGGACTACTAATCCTTCATCCAATTTCTCATCAGAAATGTCATGCAACTCTGGCTTGTCTAGTGATACCAAACCAATTTCCAATGAACGGACAGCTTTCAAAGTAGCTTCTTCAATATTTCTACCGATGGCCATAACTTCACCAGTTGCCTTCATTTGTGTACCAAGGCGACGGTCAGCGTTGACAAACTTGTCAAATGGCCAACGAGGAATCTTACATACGACATAATCCAAAGCTGGTTCAAATTCGGCATAAGTTGTTCCTGTTACTGGGTTGATAATTTCATCTAAAGTTTGGCCGACAGCAATTTTGGCAGCAACTTTGGCGATTGGATAACCAGTAGCTTTTGATGCCAAAGCACTGGAACGACTAACTCTAGGATTAACTTCAATAACATAATATTTGAAACTATTAGGATCGAGGGCAAGCTGAACGTTACAACCACCTTCGATTTTTAAGGCACGAATAATTTTTAGTGAGACATCACGAAGCATTTGGACTTCGCGGTCTGACAAAGTTTGAACGGGAGCATAAACAATTGAGTCACCAGTGTGAATTCCGACTGGATCAAAGTTTTCCATGTTGCAGACAACCATTGCATTATCATTTGCATCACGCATAACTTCAAACTCAATTTCTTTATATCCAGCAATACTTTGTTCCAACATACATTGAGTAACCGGAGAAAGGCTCAGTCCGTTTTGTAAGATCTCACGGAGTTCCTTTTCGTTGTTGGCGATACCACCACCAGTTCCACCCATGGTGAAAGCTGGTCTAACGATAATTGGATAACCAATTTTGTTGGCTGCGGCAACTCCTTCTTCTTCTTCGTGAACAATTGCAGATTCAGGAACTGGTTCGTCGAGTTCATTCATTAATGAACGGAACTTTTCTCTATCTTCTGCTTGATCAATTGCGCTCATCTTAGTACCCAATAATTCGATATCTAATTCTTTCAAGATACCAGAATCATCAAGTTCCTTGGCCATATTCAATCCTTGTTGTCCACCTAATGTGGGAAGGATTGCATCTGGTTTTTCTTTACGCAAAATTTGTGAAACGAATTGTAAGGTAATTGGTTCGATATAAACTTTATCAGCAATTTCGGTGTCAGTCATGATAGTAGCAGGGTTTGAGTTAACCAAGACTACTTGGTAACCTAATTCCTTCAATGCAAGACAAGCTTGTGTTCCGGAATAATCAAACTCAGCTGCTTGACCAATGATAATCGGACCAGAACCAATCACCATAATTTTTGAAATATCAGTTCTTTTGGTCATATGTGATTGTCCCCTTCGCTTTATTATCATCAATTAACTTCATGAATCTATCGAATAAATAATCTGCATCGTGAGGACCAGGAGCTGCATCCGGGTGATATTGCACAGAAAAGGCCGGATAGATCTTATGTCTCAATCCTTCAACAGTTTTGTCATTGATTTCTTCATGAGTTACTTCTAATTGAGTTCCATCAAGTGAGTTACGATCAACAGCATAACCATGGTTTTGAGAAGTAAAATCGATTCGACCAGTAGTTAAATCTCTTACAGGATGATTAAAGCCACGATGTCCGAACTTCATTTTGAAGGTGTCAGCACCATTTGCGAGAGCAAATAATTGATGTCCCATACAAATACCAAACACAGGTACATATTTTTCAACTTCACGAATCATTTCCAAAGTAGCTGGTACGCTCTTAGGATTACCGGGTCCGTTAGTTAACATGACACCATCTGGATCTTGGTCTAGTACTTGTTGAGCAGTAGCATCTGCTGGCAAGACCATCAAATTACAATGTCTGTCGGATAATTCTCTTAGAATCGAGTGCTTCAAACCATAATCGATCAATACAACTTTACGCCCATGAGTTGGTACTAGATAGGCACTTGGTGTAGTACTTTGTGCAATTTGATTTGTTGGTAATTCAGTGTTCTGGAGATCTTTCACTGTGTTTTCAGTAACTTCGTCAACAATAGTTGCTTTCAAAGCACCTTTAGCACGAATGTGTCGAGTAACAGCACGAGTGTCAACACCACTGATGCCAGGGATGCCACTCTCTTGTAAGTATTCGTCCAGTGATAAGTCCATTCTCCAGTTGTTAGCTCGTCGGGCCAGTTCATGTACTACTATACCTTTGCAAGTTGGAGTAATTGATTCATAGTCATCGCGGTTAATACCGTAATTACCTATTAGTGGGAAAGTAAACATTAAGATCTCGCCATTATATGACTGATCTGTTATTGATTCTTGATAGCCGGACATACCAGTACTGAAAACTAACTCGCCCACTGCGGCAGTTTCGGCACCGAATGCTTGTCCTGGATAAATATTGCCATCTTCTAATACCAAGTAACGCTTCATTATTCCGCCCCTTTCGTCTATAAACTGACCTGTTGAAATGCTAAAGAAGGCAAAAAAAATATACCTCTGAAGCTTTCATATAAAGTTAACCACATCAATAAGGGATTAACACGAACATTGCCCATGACAATCCCATTTTTGTTTCGTGATTGTATTAAATTGTACAACTACTGAAGAAACATTGAAACAGTTTTGTGAAATTAGATTAAAAATATTTTTAATATTCGTTAATAAAAAAAGAGAGCAGATTATTATTAAATCAGCTCTCACAAAAATTTTTATATTATTTTCTAATAATCTTAACTAAATATTTACTGTTATTTATCCTCTTTAGGAGGATTATATTCCGGATCATCCATATCTCGTTCTATATCAATTCCATACAAATCATTCACAGCTGCATCTTTGTCGGCTGGAACGACGACTAAAATTGTTGTGGCACCTTTACTGCTAACGTAACCGACAAATGAGGTTACTTCTTCAACCTTATAGGGCAACCCATCAGAATGAATGATATATTGCCCAGCAACAGGCATGTTTTCAACAAATACTTTGTTCATTCGAATGTATTCATCACCATCGTGAAGTACTACTAACACTTTATACATATCCAGTCACCCTCCTTTACACTAGTTGTAATCTAATTCGGGCTTTTTGGCAAGATTTAACGTGTCTTGACTAATATGTAAATAAAATATGGAGCACCAATTACGGCGACTAAAATACCGACCGGAATTTCACTAGTAGAACTAATAAGTTTTCCGACCGTATCCGCACACAGCAACATAAAGCTACCTAGGACGCCAGATAATATTAGTTGTTTTGAATGTTTGAACCCTACTACTCTTCGAGCAAGATTTGGAGTAATCAAACCAATAAAACCAATCCCACCACTGATTGAAACACTTACGCCAGCCATAATCACTGCAGCCGCAATTAAAATGATTCTTTCTCGTTTAAGATTGATTCCTAAGGATTGAGCCACATCGTCTGATAAATTGAAGGTGTCTAAAACTCGCTGTTTACTAAAAATAAAAATTACACAGATGATAAACCACGGTAGACTCAATAAAACAAAGTCCCAACTCGTTCCCCAAATACTACCTGCTAACCAGTTCATAACAAACTGATAATTTTCTGGCGATAGTTTCAACGTAAGTAACACCATAATCGACGAATACAGTCCTGCTAAGGCAACACCAGTTAATAGCAGGCGATTAGATGTAATTCCAGTATCGCGTTTATAAGCCAGCATGAATACTAATCCAGCGCTCAATAACGCGCCAGCTAGCGCCATCAGAGGTAATAAATATAAGTTACCATCTTGATTTTTAACAAGTGCCACAAATAGCATCACGGCAATTCCCGCACCAGCATTAATCCCCAGAAAACTAGTATCAGCCATCGGATTTTGTGTCGTCGTTTGGATAACACTTCCAGCAATTGCCAGCGCAAATCCAACTAGTAATGTAATTACAATTTCAGGCAAGCGGAAGTTAAAAATAACAATAGAATCGTAATACGAGCCATGTCCAAATACTAAATTCATTATTTTATCGGGAGCGATTTTCATCTGACCAGTATTTAGATTAATTACCGCAAAAACAATCATCAAAATAACCAGCACGATTAGCCAGTTAGTCAATTTAATTTTTTTCGTCATATTTGTCTACTGTCCTTTCTTGCGAGATAGATGAAGAAAGGTACACCTACGAGAGAAATTATTATCCCAAAAGGAGTCTCGTTAGGCGGGTCAATAGTTCTGGCGATTAAGTCGGCTAAAACGGTCAAATCTGCACCCAATAGCACCGTCATCGGAATTACTTTGCGATTGTCGCTGCCGACGATGAATCGAACAATGTGTGGAACTATTAGTCCAACAAAGGCAACTGCCCCGACTAATGCAACTGAGATTCCCGACAAAATGACTACACAAATTAACGCTAGAAACCGGATAGGATCAGCATTTTTACCTAGGCTTTTGATAGTATCATCACTTAATCCCAACAAGTTCATATTTGAACTCATGAACATAACTGCAATTAACGCGACGACTATCCAAGGTCCTAGTCGCTGAAGTTGAGCCCAACTTACGGCTGAAACTCCTCCAAAATGCCAGAAAGCTAAATCTTGTTTGAGGTGAGCAACCAAAGCAATTCCTTCACTCATCGCAGTGAAGAAGGCACTAATAGCCATCCCTGAAAGGACTAAAATAGTTGGGCTCATCTTAGCTTTTTTCATCATACTAATAAATGAAACTAACACGGCGGCGATTGCAGCTCCAAAAACAGAAAAAATCGTTGTGTTAATCGTCGAAATCTTAGGAAAAAATGTAAAACAAATCGTCAACATAAAAGCTGCACCGGCATTAATTCCCAACAAACCCGAATCAGCCATAGGATTTTTGGTGACACTTTGCATTAAGGCACCACTAACAGCCAAAGCTGAGCCAATTAGCATGGCACCAATCACACGGGGAATTCTAATTTCACGGATTATTCGTTGATCGACGTTTGAAGCTTCGTAATGAAAAATTGCATTAAAAACGGTGTTATCAGAATTTTGGTTGGCACCATATCTGACACTAAAAAGTAATAACAATAGCAAAATAATTAAGCTTACCGTAATTTGGAGCGAATACTTTACACTGCGGTTCACACGGCTTCACCATTCTTCCAGCGATCATATGTCAAAATCATTGGTCGATTATTTTCTTGAACAATTTTGGCATCGATATCAAAAATATTTCGCAAATTATCACGAGTTATGACTTGTTTGACTGAACCGGCAGTTTGTAAAACCCCACCTTTGATGGCTATCAGCTGGTCGGAAAATCTTGCCGCATGATTTAAATCATGTAATGCCATAATAATCGTGCGATGTTCCTTCTCATTTAATTCCTTAATTAATAACATGACATCCAGTTGATGTGTTAAATCTAAATAAGTTGTCGGTTCATCAAGAATTATTGTGTCGGTGTCTTGAGCAATTGCCATGGCTATCCAGGCTCTTTGACATTGACCACCAGAAAGAGTGCTCAACAATCTGTTTTGTAAGTCTTGCAATGAGGCTTTCTCCAATGCCCAATCAATTTTCTCTCGATCAATCTTCGACAAATTTGCGAAATGCTTCCGATATGGTATCCGACCGAATGTGACTAATTCACGGACAGTTAAATCATTCGCCACATCACTAGTCTGTGGTAAAACCGCCATTTGATGGGCGATTTCGCTATTCTTTTTATTTTCAATGTTTTGACTATCTAAAAAAACAGCCCCGTCACATGGTTTGAGTAAATGAGCCATAGTTCTAATCAAGGTTGACTTTCCACAGCCATTAGGACCAATCAAAGTAGTAACTTGCCCCTTCGGAATTTGAATCGACAGATCATGAATTGTTAGTTTCTTTTCGTAACTAACACAAACTTTTTTAGTTTCAATAATATCCATAGTCGTCATCCCCTGCTTTGAGTTTTCTATATATTTTTGTTATATAATGTATATATAATCATTATATATATTAGACTTTTTTACGATTATTTTCTTTAAAAATAAAGGAATTAAGGGTAATTACTAAGATTGATAGGGGAAAAATTATGAACAAAAAAAGACTTTTCACTACCACATTATTTATCGCAATGTTCATGCTAGCATTTTTAGCCGGATGCAGTAATACAAGTAGCTCCAACAATGGTACGAGGGAACTAAAAGATTCTATGGGTCATGAAGTTAATGTTCCGACAACTCCCAAGCGTGTTGTCGGAAGCTACTTAGAGGATTACTTAGTTTCCGTTGGAGTAAAACCAGTCGTCCAATGGTCCGTGAAAAATGGTGCTAGCACCCAAGAGTATTTGAAAAAAGATTTAAAGGGTGTGCCCACCATTGACTACGCTCTACCATACGAAGCTGTCACAAAAGCAAAACCTGATTTAATTTTAATGGGCACAGACTCTCAAGTCCAAAATGGCAAATATAAGCAATACGAAAAAATTGCTCCAACTTATGTCGTGAAAAATGACGACAAAGTTGGCTGGAGAGCCCAATTCCTTGACGTAGCCAAGGCTGTCAATAAAACTGCTAAAGCTAAACAAGTTTTGAAAAAATATGATAATAAAGTCACTTCAGCACGTTCAGAATTAAAACAAAAAGCTCCAAATAAATCAGCTGCAGTAATATGGGTCACTAATAATCAAGCTTTTATCGTCAGTGACAAATCCTCAAGTGGTACATTGCTGTACGACGATTTGAAGTTGAAAGAACCAAGTCTAGTTAAAGAGGTTTCTAACAAAGCTACGGCTGACTGGTCAGCTGTCTCATTAGAAAAATTAGCTAAACTAGACGCTGATTATATTTTCTTGGTTAATAGTGATAAGGGTGCTGACATGTTTAACGATCCAGTCTGGACAAACATTTCTGCCGTTAAAGATCATCACGTTTACCAATATGGAAACGACTCAAGTTGGCAATACAAGGGACCTATCGCTTATACCCAAATGATTAATAACGTCTTATCTGATATCACCAAATAGTCATTTAAATCACAAATACATGAAAAGACCCATTCCAGATTTTGCTGGAATGGGTCTTTTTTCTTAACTATGTTCAATAACTCTCACTCGATGGATCTCCTTAATTGAATTAAGTCTATTCAACAAATCTTCACGGTCATCAGACTCAATAGAATTAACATCAATAATCGTATAAGCAACACTACCACGAGCGGCATTCGACATATTCTCAATGTTAATACCTCGATTAGCCATTTCCGTCGAAATCTGACCAACCATGTTAGGTACATTTTTGTGGATCAAAGTTAAACGATATTGAGCCTCAAATGGTAAATTCATTTGTGGCAAATTAACTGAATTAGTCGTATCTCCTGATTCCAAGTAATTCATCACAGTGTTGGCACCTTGAACGGCTCCGTTTGATTCAGCTTCTAGAGTTGAGCCACCAATATGGGGAGTAATTGTGATATTTGGTTGGTCGGCTAAGATTGGTTCGCCGAAGTCAGTGTTGTAATGACTGATTTTACCTGATTTAACACCTTCAACGGCGGCTTTATTATCAACGATTCCAATTCTTGAATAGTTGAATAAGACTACGTCATCTTTCATAGCGGTCATTTCAGTAGTACTGATCAAGCCAATTGTATCGTCATTCTTTGGAACATGGACTGTTACGAAGTCAGCGTTTTTGACTGCTCTTCTAATTGAACTGGCACGTTTTACTTTGTTATCGATTCGCCATGCAGCATTTGATGATAAGTATGGATCGTATCCGATGACTTTCATTCCCAAAGCCAAAGCTGCATTAGCAACTCTAGCACCGACATTTCCTAATCCAATAACAGCTAGTCGTTTTCCGGCTAATTCTGTTCCGTTGAACTTAGTTTTGTCTTTTTCAGTTCTCTGAGAAATATCGGCTTCGGTATGTTTGTTTGAATAATCGTTTGCGGCGAAAAGATTTCTGGCTGTGGCAATCATTAATGAGATAACTATTTCTTTAACAGCGTTCGCATTACTTCCCGGTGTGTTGAAGACGGCAATTCCATTTTCAGTAGCTCGATCCAATGGCACGTTATTGAAACCTACTCCACAGCGGACGATTGTTTTTAAACTGGTTGGGAATTTTTCTTCCAATAAGTTAACAGAACGAATTAAATAGGCATCCGGAGTTTCGCTCTGATTAATCTTGAAATTATCATCGAAAGTTTCCAATCCCGTTTTAGCAATGGCGTTAAATGTTTTTACTTGATACATTAGTTCGTCCCCCTGTTATTTTTCTCAAATTTATCTAGAAAATCGACCAGTGCTTGCGCACCTTCATATGGCATCGCATTGTACAAACTAGCACGCATCCCACCAACTGAACGGTGACCTTTGATATTTAATAGACCAGCCTCAGTTGCTTCAGCAATCAATTTCGCATCCAAGTCAGGATTTCCGGTTACGAAAGGAATATTTACTAATGAGCGGTCGGCCTTTTCAACTGGAGCAGTGAATAGTTTCGACTCATCCAAAAAGTTATATAGCAAGTCAGATTTTGCTCGGTTGCGTCTTTCCATTTCGGCAACGCCACCTTGTTCTTTAAGCCACTTCAAGACTAATCCAGCTGCGTAAATCGCGAAAACTGGTGGTGTATTGAACATTGAATTTTTCTTAGCGAATAAATCGTAATCTAGCATGCTTGGTAAGTTTTGAACTTTGCCAATTAAGTCGTCACGAACGATGACTAACGTTAATCCAGCAATTCCCAGATTCTTTTGGGCACCGGCCATGATGGCACCGAAATCTTCAATATTATATTGTTGTCCCATAAAGTTAGATGACATGTCACCTACTAATGTGGTTGCACCAGTATCTGGCAGCGTAGAATAAGCCGTTCCCTCAATTGTATTGTTCAAACATACATGCACATAATCGTAAGTATCTTGTGTCAAATTTTTTATAATAGGTAGTTTTGTGTATTTAATATCTTTAGTTGAATTCAAGACATCAACTTTGACGCCGACTCTCTTGGCTTCGTCGCCGGCTCGGTCAGCCCAGTGACCACTGTCTAGGAGTCCAATTTTATGATACTTTGTGGCGAGATTCATTGGTGCAGTGGTGAACTGGAGGGTTCCGCCTCCTTGGAAAAATAGTACTTTGTAATTATCAGGAATTTTCAACAAATCACGCATGTCTTGTTCAGCTGTGTTGATGATGTCATCGAAAAGTGCGGAACGATGAGAAATCTCCATTACGCTCATTCCCGAATTTTTGTATGAAGGCATATCGGC encodes:
- a CDS encoding phosphoglycerate dehydrogenase translates to MYQVKTFNAIAKTGLETFDDNFKINQSETPDAYLIRSVNLLEEKFPTSLKTIVRCGVGFNNVPLDRATENGIAVFNTPGSNANAVKEIVISLMIATARNLFAANDYSNKHTEADISQRTEKDKTKFNGTELAGKRLAVIGLGNVGARVANAALALGMKVIGYDPYLSSNAAWRIDNKVKRASSIRRAVKNADFVTVHVPKNDDTIGLISTTEMTAMKDDVVLFNYSRIGIVDNKAAVEGVKSGKISHYNTDFGEPILADQPNITITPHIGGSTLEAESNGAVQGANTVMNYLESGDTTNSVNLPQMNLPFEAQYRLTLIHKNVPNMVGQISTEMANRGINIENMSNAARGSVAYTIIDVNSIESDDREDLLNRLNSIKEIHRVRVIEHS
- the serC gene encoding 3-phosphoserine/phosphohydroxythreonine transaminase; this translates as MTIYNFSAGPATMPDPVIAQIKADMPSYKNSGMSVMEISHRSALFDDIINTAEQDMRDLLKIPDNYKVLFFQGGGTLQFTTAPMNLATKYHKIGLLDSGHWADRAGDEAKRVGVKVDVLNSTKDIKYTKLPIIKNLTQDTYDYVHVCLNNTIEGTAYSTLPDTGATTLVGDMSSNFMGQQYNIEDFGAIMAGAQKNLGIAGLTLVIVRDDLIGKVQNLPSMLDYDLFAKKNSMFNTPPVFAIYAAGLVLKWLKEQGGVAEMERRNRAKSDLLYNFLDESKLFTAPVEKADRSLVNIPFVTGNPDLDAKLIAEATEAGLLNIKGHRSVGGMRASLYNAMPYEGAQALVDFLDKFEKNNRGTN